DNA from Thermomicrobium roseum DSM 5159:
TCGGTTATGGGCTGGGACTCGGTCAAGAGTATCGTGCCCTGGAGAGTTTTGCTGGAGGTGACGAGCACGCGCTCGCCTTGTATCGTCTCTTCCGCGACCCACACTCGAGCTTCGATCCGACCAGTCGCGTCTACTCCTTCATGACCGTCGGCCCTGTATCGCCGCTTTCCTTCGCCGGTACACCGCTCTTTTTCAACGCGTTCACCGATGTCCAGGAATTCTTGGCCGCCAACGGTCTCGTCCCGGCGAGCCCACGCTGACCCGTCCGCACCACTCTCCCCAGGCAATCGCGACGCGCCGGAGGCCGATCGTCACCGCGCCGCGAGGACGCTACTCTCCGCGCCGATTCGGCCGGTCTCTCGTCCTTCCCAACCAGCGGGCGTGAACCGGCGCAAGCGCAGCGAGTTCGACACCACGAAGACCGAACTCAATGCCATGGCCAGGCCAGCCAGCATCGGGTTCAAAAGCCCGGCGGCTGCGACAGGGATGAGCACGGTGTTGTACGCGAACGCCCAGAAGAGGTTCCAGCGGATGGTCGCCAGTGTCCGTCGAGCGAGCTCCAGCGCGACCAGAATCCCATGCAGGTCCGGTCGCACCAGCACGACGTCACCAGCCTCGAGCGCGACATCCGTTCCGCTCCCCATCGCGATCCCGACGTCTGCCTGGGCAAGGGCAGGAGCGTCATTGATCCCATCACCGACCATGCCGACGATCTGGCCCTCTTCCTGGAGCGCACGGATGACGCTCGCCTTCTGGTCAGGCAAGACATTAGCCCGAACCTCGTCGATGCCGACCGCCCGTGCTATGCTGCGCGCTGTCCGCTCGTTGTCGCCGGTCAAGAGCACGACGCGTAGACCACGGTCCCGCAACGCGCGCACGACGGTCGGCGCTTCCGGGCGCGGCCGATCGGCGAGCCCGATGAGGCCTGCGAGAGTACCATCGACCGCCACCGCAATCACCGTCTTGCCGGCTGCTTCGAGTGCCGCTGCGTCCTCGCTCGCCGGCTCGACGGTGACGCCGCGCTCCTGGAGAAAGCGCATCGTACCGACGAGGAGCATGCGCTCCGCGACCAGCGCTTCCACACCGCGGCCCGGGAACGCCTCGAACCGCTCCACCGACGGCACCGTCGAGTCGTTCTCCAGCGCGGCCTCGATGACCGCCCGCGCCAGCGGATGCTCGCTACGCGATTCCGCCGCCGCGGCGAGTCGCAGGAGTTCCTCGGCGCTCCAGCCCGCAACCGGGATGACGTCGGTCACGGTCGGTCGCCCGAGCGTGAGCGTGCCGGTCTTGTCCAGGACTATCGTCGTGAGCCGCTCCATGCGCTCGAAGACCTCGGCACGCTTCACGAGCACGCCGAGTTCCGCACCGCGACCTGTCCCCACGATGACGGCAGTTGGTGTGGCCAGTCCCATCGCGCAGGGGCAGGCGATGACGAGCACCGCGACAGCCGGCAACAAACCCCGCAATGGATCACCGGTTACCAGCCACCATCCCGCGAAAGTGAGGAGCGCGATCACGATCACCGCCTGCACGAAGACGCTCGCCACGCGATCGACCAGGGACTGGATGGGAGCCTTCGAGCCCTGAGCATGCTGCACGAGACGGACGATCTGAGCGAGCACAGTCGCCTGCCCGACAGCGGTTGCCTGGAGGACGAAGGTGCCCGTGGTGTTGAGCGTCCCGCCCCACACGCGATCACCCGGGCCCTTCTCGACCGGCAGGCTCTCCCCGGTCAACATGCTCTCGTCGACCGCCGAGCGTCCCTCGATGACGAAACCATCGACCGGAATCCGCTCGCCAGGCCGCACGACGACGAGATCACCGGGTAAGACCTCGTGCACCGGAATCTCGATCTCGCGACCCCCGCGCCGGACACGCGCCGTCTTCGGCTGCAATCCGAGCAGTCGCCGCACGGCCGACGTCGTTTGCCCCCGCGCCCGCGCTTCGAGATAGCGGCCCAGCAAAATCGCCGCGATCACCACTGCCGCGACGTCGTAATAGGTGTGACCGACATGCGCGTGCGGTGCCCAGAGGGCCGCAAGCGTACTGGCGAGCGAGGAGAAGAAGGCAGCACTCGTCCCCAAGCTGACCAATGTGTCCATCGTAAACTGGCCGTGTCGCAGATTGTGCAGCGCCGCGAAGTGGAAGCGGCGTCCCAAATAGCCCCACACCGGTAGCGTCGCGACGAGCAGGACGATGCTGGACCACCGCGATGGCGGCACGAACATGTTCAGCGCCACGACTGGCAGCGCGAGCACCCAGGCCAGAATGACTTCGTCGCGCAGCCGCCGCAGCTGACGCGCACGACGCTGCTCCGCCTCGTCGCTCGCCTCGGCTACCGCCGGAATGGTCGGCACGATCGCAGCATGGTAGCCAGCCGCTTCGACGGCGCCGATCAAGGCATCGAGGCTCGTCGTGTGCGGATCGTAGCGAACCAGCGCACGCTCGCTCGCCAGGTTGACGCTTGCCTCCTGCACCCCTGGCACCTGGCTCAGTGCTCGCTCGACGCGGCGGACACACGAGGCACAGGTCATTCCCTCGATAGCCAACTCGACCGTCGCTGCCGCCTCTGCTTCACTGGCGGGTGGAGTCGCGAGCGGTCGAGCGTGGTAGCCAGCGCGCTCGATCGCCGTAGTCAGTTCTTCCACCGCGACATCTGGCCGACTCAACGTCACTGCTGCCTCTTCGGTCGCGAGGTTGACACTCGCTTCCGCGACACCCGGCACCGAGGCAAGCGCTCGCTCCACCCGGCGCACGCAGGAAGCGCACGTCATCCCCTCGATGGCCAGGCGCACGACTGGAGTCGACTCGGCTCGTCGCTGTTCACGCGGATCGCTCATCGTGTCCCCCTCGGCCGTTCAGCCCACGCTGCGGGTGAACCGTTCGATGGCTTCCGTCAATTCCTGGATCGCTGCTTCCTTGTCCTCGGCTCCCAGCACGCAACCGCGAATGTGATCTTCCAACAGCAACAGACCGACGCTCCGAGCAGCCGCGATCACCGACGAAAGCTGCACGAGGATGTCTACGCAGTAGCGATCCTCTTCCACCATCCTGATGATGCCGTGCACTTGACCTTCTATCCGGCGGAGGCGAGCGAGGATGCGCGCCTTATCCGCCCGATAGGAATCGACTCGTCGCTCGCAGCTGGGTTCCTCTCGTCGCTCGTCCATCACTCCTCCATATACCCCTCTAGGGTATATTCTCTCTTCAGCATACACGACCGTGGTCGAGCCGACAACGAAAAACTCGAGGTGGACGCTCTCGAGCGATATCCGACTGGCCTCAGCAGTCTTGCGCACCAACGCCGAGGGATCGGCGTCACGGGAAATGGCACGCTGACGAGACAAGAGACGGCTACTCGCCGTCACCAACTCGACGGGTAGCAGAGAACGAAGAACTCGATCCCGCTCACGGCAAGAGACGCAGCCCGCCGTTCGCGAACTCGGCCCGCGTGCCGAGTTCGGCACACAGGCGGCGCATTCGTTCGCACTGGCGTGCCGCGCGCAACGGATCGGAGCGACGCGCCTGAAAATCGACGATGACCGTTGGCACCAGCTGGATTTCGCGGACAGCGTTTCCATCGAGCATCACGATGAAGACGAACGACTCGTCGTTACGCTCGACCTCATCGACCGCGTAGTCATCGACGAAGTCGCCACAGCTGTAGAGGATCGCACCCCCCTGGTAGAACTCGACGCCACGCGTGATGTGCGCACTGTGTCCGTAGACGATGCGGGCACCAGCCTCGAGGAGGGTGCGCCCGGCACGGACGTGTTCGGGCAGCGGTCGCTCACCCCAGTTCGGTCCCCAGTGATACGAGACGATCACCGCGTCGACCCGCTGGGCGGTCTCCCGCACGAGCTCGCCGAGATCGTGGAAGCGCGGATCAGCAGGATCGCACGGTACGTAGAAGATACCAGGAAGACCAGGCCGCGCTTCCCACTCCGGCTCGTTGTCAGTGACCGCGATGAGTGCGCAGGAAAGGCCGCCGACGGCGAATCGGGCTGGGCGGCGTGCCTCGGCAAGATCGTGCCCAGCACCGGCGCGAGCGATCCCAGCCCGATCCAGCGCCTCCAACATCTCCGACAATGCTCGATCACCGAAGTCCAGGACATGATTGTTGGCCAGCGAGGCCGCGGTGAGCTGAGCGGTCTCCAGTACCACGACGTTCTTCCGATCGCTCCGGAACACGAAGCGCTTGCCAGGCCACGGCTCACCGGTATCAGCGAGCACGCATTCGAGATTCGCGATGCGGGCATCGGCTGCAAGCAAGACGGGCAGGACGTCGCCCCAGGGATAGGCCGGCGACGTCTCGCGCAGGATGCGATTGACCAACCGGCCCAGCATCACATCACCGATGAGCGCGATCCGAATGGCCTGCATGGCCGATCGTCCACCTCAGTCCGAAGGAGCTGCCAGGCCCTGCAACTCCAGAGTCCGTACCAGACCGGTTGTCCGGTCGATGACCCGGACCGCATGGTTGTTCGTGTCGGCGACATACACCCGATCGAACGTGGTAGCCAAACCGCTTGGTTCCCAGAAGCGCGCTCGCTCGGGTGGGCCATCCTCATGTCCCGGCTGGCCGGTGCCCAACCAGCTCGAGCAACGACGGGCCACAGGATCGAGTCGCTTGATTTTGTGATTGTAGGTGTCAGCGACGAGCAGTTCCTCACCGGTCCAGGCCACGTCGAGCGGATGCTGCAGGAGTACGGTATCTCCTGTGCCGTCACGATCACCGAAATCGAAGAGTCCGGTGCCCACGAGACGACCGACCTTGGGATTCGGCGTGCCGGGCAGATCGACCGTGCGGATGGCACTGGCCTCCGGACAGGCGACGTAGAGGGCGCGATCGTCGCTCGCCAGGCCGGAGGGCTGGGCGAACCAGGCGCGCTCGAGCGGTCCTCCCTGGATCCCCTCCATCCCCGAGCCGGCATACGGCTGGATGATGCCGCTGGCGAGATCGAGCACCCAGATCTGGTGACTACCAGCCATCGCCACGAAGAGCAACCCCCTCCGATGCCAGAGCGCCCAGGGAGAGCGCAGGTCGACCTGATGGGCTGGCCCCGCACTGAGCATCCCCTGCCCGAGCCGACCGGTTCCGGCGAGTGTCTCGACAGTGCCTGCCGCCAAATCGATGCGACGGATGGCATGGTTGCCCCGGTCAGCGACGAAACAGGTCTCGCCCACCAACGCGATCCCTTGCGGCTCGCGAAAGCGCGCTTCAGCGAACGTCCCGTCCACGAGACCTGGTCGACCGTCTCCGATCACTGCCGTCACTGTCCCGTCCAGCCGAGCGATGACCAGCCGGTGATGCCCCGTATCGCTCACCACGAGCCGGTCTCTGCTGGGATCGACCGCCAGCTTACCGGGGAATGCGAGCGGTCCCTGTGGGCGTTCCAGCACCGAGAGCAGTGCGAAGGGCTCGCTCGTCGTCACTCCCGTGCGCGCGAGCAAACGCCCGACTGCTCGCACCAGACTCTCAGCGGAGATCTCACCCTCGTGAATACCGAGAAGATACCCGTCCGGACTCAGGAACACCAAGGTCGGCCAGGCGCGGATCGCGTAGCTGCGCCAAATCTGGAGGGCTGGATCGTGCACGACTGGATGCGTGATCTCTTCGCGGAGAACAGCCTGACGGACATTCTGCGGTTCACGTTCGTTGGGAAACTTAGGTGAATGGACACCGATGACGACGACTTGGGTCGGATACCGTTCCTCGACCGCCCGCAACGCGGGCAGGACGTGCAGGCAGTTGATTCAGCAATACGTCCAGAAGTCGAGGATCACCAAGCGGCCACGCAGATCAGTGAGCTCGAGCGGTCGCCGGACGTTCAGCCAGGTGAGTCCTGGTGGAAAGTCGGGCGCGCGGATCGGACCGAGCTCCTCATCCCATCGTCGCATGCTCATCCCCCGTTCGTCGGTCGCGCTCTCGTTCCAGCATAACAAGTCTGCTCGTCGCCCGATGCAGTGAGCGGACAGCCATCGGGCGCCATCTCGGATCGCCCGCGACTTGCGGCGGGAACCATCACCACGCGGCGTGGTAGTGGGTTGTGTTGCCCGGAGTCGGGGAAATGGTCCGCTCTCATGCTCGCCCATGGCAGGGCGACGTCGCAGGCGTGATCGAGCCATCACGAAGAGACGGGGATTGTGCTTTCGGCAGCCCTTCAGCGCTTTCAGCAACATGACGATATCATCGGGTAGCGACAACGGTGGGAAGCTGGTCGGATAGGGAGGAAAAGGAAGGCGAATGCAGAGCGAGCGTCATCGTGCTGTCTGCCAGTGTCGAGTTTCAGCGACGAACATAGGAGGAGTATTATCGGGAGACCGCCTCCTGCTCTGGCCGCCCACGATGCACACCGCGACCAAGCTCGCCGACATTGCGCAGGAGCTCTCCCTGGAGACGACGTGGGGAGAAGGGCGGAGCTGGCTCACGGTCCACTTCCCCGAGCAACCAGGTCTGCAAGAGTTCCTCCGAGTAGCCCTCGACCGCCTGACCGAGGAAGAACTCGACAGCACGCAAGCCTCGGTCGGAACCGCCGCGAGCCCGCTCGCAGCCGAGATTCCCTCGATCAAACCCTTGCGTCGCCTGGCTGCCGCACTGGAAAGTATCTGGTTCGAGGAGCTACTCGTCAATGGACAACTGACGTGCGCCTTCCAACCGATCGTCAACGCTTCGGATCGTCGAACCGCTGGTTACGAGGCCCTGTTGCGTGCCCGTCGACCTGATGGAACGATCCTGAGTGCCGCAGAGATTCTCCGAGCCGCCCGCGCACTCGATCGCATCACGACTCTCGATGTTCGGGCAAGAATTCTCGCGCTCGAGCAGGCCAAGAAGCACGAACTCGATGGCTTGCTCTTCATCAACTTCACACCGAGCGCCATCGACGATCCAACCACGTGCCTCCAGACCACATGGGCCGCGGCGGAACGGCTCAGGATCGATCCGGGGAAGGTCGTCTTCGAGGTGATCGAGAGCGAATCGCTGACCAATCTGCGCCACGCAGCTGATGTTCTCGCTGCCTATCGCCAGCGCGGTTTCCGGGTGGCCCTCGATGATATCGGCTCCGCTCATTCAGGCTTGGTATGGCTGAGCGCACTCCAACCGGACTTCGTCAAGATCGATCGTCAATTGACAGCGGGGCTCGCCGCTGTCGTTGCGAAGCGCGCGATCGTTGCCAAACTCGCCGAACTCTGCCGGCAGATCGGGGCACGGACGATCACCGAGGGACTCGAGGACGAGGCTGACGCATCCGTGGCGGTCGAGTTGGGAGTCGACTTCCTGCAAGGGTATCCCTTCGGCCACCCACAAATCCGGGAGCAAATGAGCGACAGCTGAACTGCGCCGGATCGGCGGGGGAGGAGCAGAAAACTGCCCCCATCGGCCCCCTTGACAAGCCCCCGGGGGCCTCGCTTACACTCGCCGTGTGCGGTCCACCTCATGACGGTGCCCCGCGATCCCCACCCACCGTCAGGCTGGATACGCCCGGGCGTGGCTGCCCCCGTTACCGAGCAGCCATCGGTTCGACACTGGAGGAGTCGTATGAGTACCGATCGTTTGCTGGGCGATGCGTATTTCGCCCAGAGCCGGCAGCTTTTCGAGCGGATCAGTCGAACGATCGCAGGTGGCGAGAGTTCCTACGCACGGTTGAAGAAGGGTTTGGAACTCTGCTTCGATCACGGTGAGGGCTCCCACTTCTGGGACATCGATGGTCACGAGTACATCGACTACAGCCTCGGCTATGGTCCCCTGATCTTCGGTCACAAGCCGAAGCGAGTGATCCAGGCGGTCATCGAGGCGATCGAGCGCTATGGAACGATCTCCACGTTCCCGTACGAACTCGATGCCGAAGTCGGCGAGCTGTTCACAGAACTTGTCCCAGGAGTCGATCTCCTGCGGTTCGCCAACTCCGGTACCGAGGCGACCATGGCGGCCGCACGTCTGGCGCGGGCCTATACCGGGCGACCCAAGATCGTCCAGATGGAGGGTGCCTATCACGGGTGGGCCGATACCCACCTGTGGTCCAGCCATCCCGACGTCTGGCGTCCACAGCTGCGGCCCTACAGCCCGCGGCCGATCCCCGGCTCGCGCGGGATCCCGGAGGTCTACGGGGAAGCGCTGCTGATCGCCCAGTACAACGACCGCGAGAGCCTCGAACGGCTCTTCGCCGAGCATGGAAACGAGATCGCTGCTGTTCTCGTCGAGCCAGTGCAGTGCAACTCGGGTGTCATCCTGCCGGAGCCTGGCTACCTCGAGTTCCTGCGCGAGATCACCCGCTCCTACGGCGCGCTGCTCATCTTCGACGAAGTGATCACCGGTTTCCGGCTCGCTCCCGGTGGCGCGCAAGAGCGCCTGGGCGTGATCCCCGATATCGCGACGTACGCCAAGGCACTCGGTGCTGGTTTCCCGATCGCCGCGTTCGGCGGCTCTCGCGAGGTCATGCAACTCGAGGCGACCAATCAAGTCATGCACGGCGGTACGTACACAGCGAACGTCGTCGCGCTCGCGGCCGCACGCGCCGTGCTGACCGAGATGAAGACGCGCCGCGACGAACTCTGGGCCGTCCTCAACGGGTTCGGTGAGCGCGTTCGCGAGGGATTGCGCGAGGCCTGTGAAGCAGCCGGGCTGCGCTGCATCGTGCAGGGGATCGGACCGGTCTGGCACATCTTCTTCGCCAAGCCGGACGCTCCCGCGCTCGATCGGATCCGCAACTATCGCGAGGCGCATGCGTACACCAGTATCGACATCTACGATCGCTTCAACCGGGCGATGCTCCGGCGCGGCGTCTACTTCCACCCCTATCACCTGGAGCGGTGGTTCATTTCGACCGCACACAGCGAGAGCGACGTGCAGGCGACGCTCCAAGCTGCCCACGAAGCCGCGCTGGAAGTCGCACAGTCGCTGCGGGAGCAGCCGGCTGCCGACCCCGCGAGCTTGGCGATGCCCGGCATCGCCCAGTGAGTGCGCGTCACGCATCCTGACGGAGCGGGCGGGGAGAGTTCCCCGCCCGCTCCGACGTGATCGGTGGCTTGATCGTCCAGCTCAGACGCGCTGCTTCTGGAAATACTCGCGGTTCTTCTGCAGGTAATGTCGCCACTGCTCCGGCAGATCATCCTCGAAGTAGATGGCCTCGACTGGACACACCTCGGCGCAAACCCCGCAATCGATGCACTCGTCAGGATTGATGAAGTACTGCTCTGCTTCCGGATCGGACTTGATGCAATCGACCGGGCAAACCTCGACGCAAGAGGCGTCCTTCACGCCGATGCATGGCTCTGCGATCACGTACGTCATCGATGCCGCTCCTCCACCCTACTCGTTCACGCCATCGCGGGCGCTCGCCAACCGCCGTTGGTTGCCCCGCAAGTGTACACAGCCGACCGGGCGGAAACAAAAAGCGGGGCGCAGGACGCCCCGCCCCGAGCGATCCCTCTTCGCTTATCGCGGGATAGCACCCCGCGAGTAGAGCCACTTGACGAAGCGCAACCGGTTCCACTGCTTTCGGGAATCCATGTACTCGATGTAGGGGTACATGTCCCGCAGCTCCCGCAGCCGGGCAATCTGATCGGGCGTAAACCCCATCGCCTCCAGCTGCAGAAGATCGAACTGCTCATCGGGGCGCGGCGTCAGTGCCTTGTATCCCGTCATCGCTCGCCTCCCTGTCCACGCGCGCCCCCGCGCGCGGTGTCGAGTCGCCACCGTCTCCGATGAGATCGGCCGACTCGCACCAGAAGTATAGCAGAGAACCGCCCGGCTCTCCGCTCAGGCCTCGCTGGCCGATTCCTCGCTGGCTGTCTCGGCAGCCTCTTCCTCGACCAGGAGCGCGCGCCGCTCGAGCCGCTTGCGTCGCCGCTCTTCCTTCTTCTTGCGCGGCTGAACCTGTGCCTTCTCCAGTCGTCGCATGAACCGCTCGACCTGACCGGCCGTGTCCACGATCCGCTGCTCTCCCGTAAAGAACGGATGGCACTTCGGGCAGAGCTCGATCCGGAGCACCGGTTTGGTCGAGCCGGTCGTCCACGTATTGCCACAGGTGCAGATGACCGTGGCCTGTGGATAGTACTGCGGATGGATCCCCTTCTTCATGCTGTCGCGCTCCCCGCCGGAGCAGGCAGTGTCCGCCCGACCGGCTCCGGATAGACGCTGACCCGCCGCTTATCGCGCGAAATCGGCTCGAACTTCACGTACCCATCGATCAGGGCGAAGAGCGTGTAGTCCCGCCCCATTCCCACGTTGCGCCCCGGGCGGAAGACCGTTCCACGCTGGCGGACGAGCACGCTACCCGCCGGCACGAACTGCCCATCGTACCGCTTGACGCCCAGCCGCTTGGCTCGGCTATCGCGCCCGTTCCGAGTCGACCCGCCACCCTTCTTGTGCGCCACAGCCCAACCTCCTCGCTCTGTCGCTCAGGACGCTGCTCCCACTTCGATCGCTTCCACCTGCAAGCGCGTATAGCGCTGCCGGTGGCCAGTCTTGCGGCGATAGCGCGTCTTCGGCTTCATCTTGAAGACGATCAGCTTCGGTCCTTTTACCTGATCGAGCACCCGGGCCACGACCCGCGCTCCCGGGACGACCGGCTGACCGACCGTCACCGTGCCGTCGCGCTCGACCAGCAGGACCTCCTCCAGCGTGACCGCCTGGCCGGGCTCGACCGGCAGTTTCTCGACTTCGATGACGTCGCCGACGCGCACTCGGTACTGTTTGCTTCCTGTCCGGACGACCGCGTACACGCCCGTTCCTTCCCGTGGGTCCATGCACGACAACGCGTGGGCGATTCACCCACAGACGATAAGCCTAACGCGTGCATGCCGCAACGTCAACGTGGAGCGCGGTTCCGACAACACCCGCAAATGCTTTCCTCCGCTCGCGGGACGCAGACCGAGCAGGTTATGCCCATCTCCCGTGCCGCCCTGTGCAGACGGCTCGATCGCACCGGAATCATGACCGACTCTCCATCATCTCGCATGGGCGAATCGGAGTCGGCCCCGGTCTCTCGCGCTCCCAGGAAACCACGACACGGTGGGAAAGAGCTGCCCCCAGTTGCTGGCGCTGGTCCAGCAGGACGAGACCGGATCGGTGGCCGACTCCAGCGCATCGACTCGGAGCGAGTATGGGCCCCGAGCAGGGCACCACAGACCAGTACCCTGCTCGGTTCCCCGCGCTGACGCGACTAGAACTTGACGAGTGGTCCTCCCGTGAGCTGTGTCCAAAGGAAGTTGACGAAGAAGAAGCCGAAGAAGATGGTGTTACCGACCAAGAGGAGATACGACCACCAGCGCAGCCGCGCCGGTCGCGGCAGGCGCCGGTTCAGGTACATGAGCAAGAAGGGAAAGACCAACGCACCGAGGTTCGCCATGTTCGCCGAGATCAGGATCAGTTCCGTCGGCAGGGCCTGGAAAATGAGGAAGCTGATCACGATCAGCAACACGATCATGAAGGGATAGTAAAAGCGACGCGGGTCACCGGCGATCGCGCGCCGGAAGGCCGGGCTGAGTCCATACAACCCGTCCGACATGTTGCGCACGAGCGACTCGAAGACACCGAGTTGTGTGCTGAAGAGGATGAAGAAGCCCACGATCAAAGCCCAATAATAGAGCAGCGTCCCATACT
Protein-coding regions in this window:
- a CDS encoding heavy metal translocating P-type ATPase; the protein is MSDPREQRRAESTPVVRLAIEGMTCASCVRRVERALASVPGVAEASVNLATEEAAVTLSRPDVAVEELTTAIERAGYHARPLATPPASEAEAAATVELAIEGMTCASCVRRVERALSQVPGVQEASVNLASERALVRYDPHTTSLDALIGAVEAAGYHAAIVPTIPAVAEASDEAEQRRARQLRRLRDEVILAWVLALPVVALNMFVPPSRWSSIVLLVATLPVWGYLGRRFHFAALHNLRHGQFTMDTLVSLGTSAAFFSSLASTLAALWAPHAHVGHTYYDVAAVVIAAILLGRYLEARARGQTTSAVRRLLGLQPKTARVRRGGREIEIPVHEVLPGDLVVVRPGERIPVDGFVIEGRSAVDESMLTGESLPVEKGPGDRVWGGTLNTTGTFVLQATAVGQATVLAQIVRLVQHAQGSKAPIQSLVDRVASVFVQAVIVIALLTFAGWWLVTGDPLRGLLPAVAVLVIACPCAMGLATPTAVIVGTGRGAELGVLVKRAEVFERMERLTTIVLDKTGTLTLGRPTVTDVIPVAGWSAEELLRLAAAAESRSEHPLARAVIEAALENDSTVPSVERFEAFPGRGVEALVAERMLLVGTMRFLQERGVTVEPASEDAAALEAAGKTVIAVAVDGTLAGLIGLADRPRPEAPTVVRALRDRGLRVVLLTGDNERTARSIARAVGIDEVRANVLPDQKASVIRALQEEGQIVGMVGDGINDAPALAQADVGIAMGSGTDVALEAGDVVLVRPDLHGILVALELARRTLATIRWNLFWAFAYNTVLIPVAAAGLLNPMLAGLAMALSSVFVVSNSLRLRRFTPAGWEGRETGRIGAESSVLAAR
- a CDS encoding metal-sensitive transcriptional regulator; protein product: MDERREEPSCERRVDSYRADKARILARLRRIEGQVHGIIRMVEEDRYCVDILVQLSSVIAAARSVGLLLLEDHIRGCVLGAEDKEAAIQELTEAIERFTRSVG
- a CDS encoding CapA family protein; amino-acid sequence: MRIALIGDVMLGRLVNRILRETSPAYPWGDVLPVLLAADARIANLECVLADTGEPWPGKRFVFRSDRKNVVVLETAQLTAASLANNHVLDFGDRALSEMLEALDRAGIARAGAGHDLAEARRPARFAVGGLSCALIAVTDNEPEWEARPGLPGIFYVPCDPADPRFHDLGELVRETAQRVDAVIVSYHWGPNWGERPLPEHVRAGRTLLEAGARIVYGHSAHITRGVEFYQGGAILYSCGDFVDDYAVDEVERNDESFVFIVMLDGNAVREIQLVPTVIVDFQARRSDPLRAARQCERMRRLCAELGTRAEFANGGLRLLP
- a CDS encoding alkyl hydroperoxide reductase, with translation MRAVEERYPTQVVVIGVHSPKFPNEREPQNVRQAVLREEITHPVVHDPALQIWRSYAIRAWPTLVFLSPDGYLLGIHEGEISAESLVRAVGRLLARTGVTTSEPFALLSVLERPQGPLAFPGKLAVDPSRDRLVVSDTGHHRLVIARLDGTVTAVIGDGRPGLVDGTFAEARFREPQGIALVGETCFVADRGNHAIRRIDLAAGTVETLAGTGRLGQGMLSAGPAHQVDLRSPWALWHRRGLLFVAMAGSHQIWVLDLASGIIQPYAGSGMEGIQGGPLERAWFAQPSGLASDDRALYVACPEASAIRTVDLPGTPNPKVGRLVGTGLFDFGDRDGTGDTVLLQHPLDVAWTGEELLVADTYNHKIKRLDPVARRCSSWLGTGQPGHEDGPPERARFWEPSGLATTFDRVYVADTNNHAVRVIDRTTGLVRTLELQGLAAPSD
- a CDS encoding EAL domain-containing protein — protein: MHTATKLADIAQELSLETTWGEGRSWLTVHFPEQPGLQEFLRVALDRLTEEELDSTQASVGTAASPLAAEIPSIKPLRRLAAALESIWFEELLVNGQLTCAFQPIVNASDRRTAGYEALLRARRPDGTILSAAEILRAARALDRITTLDVRARILALEQAKKHELDGLLFINFTPSAIDDPTTCLQTTWAAAERLRIDPGKVVFEVIESESLTNLRHAADVLAAYRQRGFRVALDDIGSAHSGLVWLSALQPDFVKIDRQLTAGLAAVVAKRAIVAKLAELCRQIGARTITEGLEDEADASVAVELGVDFLQGYPFGHPQIREQMSDS
- a CDS encoding aspartate aminotransferase family protein; amino-acid sequence: MSTDRLLGDAYFAQSRQLFERISRTIAGGESSYARLKKGLELCFDHGEGSHFWDIDGHEYIDYSLGYGPLIFGHKPKRVIQAVIEAIERYGTISTFPYELDAEVGELFTELVPGVDLLRFANSGTEATMAAARLARAYTGRPKIVQMEGAYHGWADTHLWSSHPDVWRPQLRPYSPRPIPGSRGIPEVYGEALLIAQYNDRESLERLFAEHGNEIAAVLVEPVQCNSGVILPEPGYLEFLREITRSYGALLIFDEVITGFRLAPGGAQERLGVIPDIATYAKALGAGFPIAAFGGSREVMQLEATNQVMHGGTYTANVVALAAARAVLTEMKTRRDELWAVLNGFGERVREGLREACEAAGLRCIVQGIGPVWHIFFAKPDAPALDRIRNYREAHAYTSIDIYDRFNRAMLRRGVYFHPYHLERWFISTAHSESDVQATLQAAHEAALEVAQSLREQPAADPASLAMPGIAQ
- a CDS encoding 4Fe-4S dicluster domain-containing protein — its product is MTYVIAEPCIGVKDASCVEVCPVDCIKSDPEAEQYFINPDECIDCGVCAEVCPVEAIYFEDDLPEQWRHYLQKNREYFQKQRV
- the rpmE gene encoding 50S ribosomal protein L31, with amino-acid sequence MKKGIHPQYYPQATVICTCGNTWTTGSTKPVLRIELCPKCHPFFTGEQRIVDTAGQVERFMRRLEKAQVQPRKKKEERRRKRLERRALLVEEEAAETASEESASEA
- the rpmA gene encoding 50S ribosomal protein L27; protein product: MAHKKGGGSTRNGRDSRAKRLGVKRYDGQFVPAGSVLVRQRGTVFRPGRNVGMGRDYTLFALIDGYVKFEPISRDKRRVSVYPEPVGRTLPAPAGSATA
- the rplU gene encoding 50S ribosomal protein L21 codes for the protein MYAVVRTGSKQYRVRVGDVIEVEKLPVEPGQAVTLEEVLLVERDGTVTVGQPVVPGARVVARVLDQVKGPKLIVFKMKPKTRYRRKTGHRQRYTRLQVEAIEVGAAS